The genome window TTGCGTTGTTGCAAATCGGATAACAGCGCTTCGCTGTCGAATTGGGCTATCAGTTCCGCCAACCTGCGATTGACTTCCGCACGATTGTTGACACGCGCCGCATTGGTAGAAAAATCCGGCATTCCGGCCATTTCCGGGCAATTCAACGCGTTGCACAATTGTCGAAATTGGGCGTCGTTGCCAACACCGAGCATTATGATTTTCTCGTCCGAAGTGTTGAACATGCTGCCATACGGCACGATGTTGGGATGTTCCGAGCCCATTCGCTGCGGAATATGCCCGCCGGTGAGCCAATTTGTTGCCTGATTTGCCAGCGACGCGATACCGGATTTTAGCAGCGAAGCTTGCACGAACTGCCCTTTTCCGGTTTGCTGCTGTTGCAAAAGTGCCAGCAAAATCCCTTCTTTCAATTGATGCGCAGCAAGAATGTCGATTAACGCAACCGGCATTTTTACGGGCGGCCCATCGGGCATTCCGTTCATAAAAATAAAGCCGCTGGCAGCTTGTAAAATGGCGTCGTAACCTGTCCGGCTGTCCGTTTTTCCGTAGCCGGTAATTTCGGCGTAGATAATTTTGGGATTTACAGCAGCGAGCGTTTCGTAATCCATCTGCAATTTTTCCGCGTCACCGGGTTTATAGCTGGCGATAATCACATCTGCTCTTTGCACAAGAGACAGCACGATTTCGCGCCCCTCATCGGTGTCGATATCCACCGCAACCGATTCTTTACCCCAATTGACCGCTGTAAAATAGCTGGAAATGTCCGAATCGGTTGGTTCGGTTGGCAATTTCCAGCTTCGGGTTACATCACCGCCCGTTCGCGGATTTTCAATTTTAATCACCCGGGCGCCAAGTTCGGCAAAAAACATCCCGACCGACGGTCCTGCCAGCACATTCGCCAGTTCCAACACCAACAAATTTTTAAATATCTTCATTTTCCGATCCATTTTTTCACGCCAATTTTCTCTCAAAATCGTAACCGGTTTGAGCACTATTTTGTCGAAAAAAATATTTTCAATAAAAAATATGCAAATTCCTTAATTTTTATCAAGATATATGAAATTTTTGCTCTTAAATTTGGAATGTATCACAAATTGTTGGGCAAATGGCTCGTTTGAAAGGCTGTTCACTACAATTTTTGTTTTTGAATATTGTCAATTATCTCTTATACTTAAGTGTTGTTTAATAAGGAATTAACGCTCCCTGAAAAAGAAACGCCTATGATATCTGCTCAATGTTACAACATTGTGGTCAGCTATGTAATCTGGCTTAACATTCTGGATAAGGTGATCTATTTTGCCAAATCCAATAACCCGCTTTTTGTTTTTTGCGCGTTAGTCGGGTTTGTGGTTGCCGCAATTGTCGGTACCAATTTTTTGATTGTTTTTTTCAAAAAATATATCCACATCTTTCTGTTTATTCCCGCTGCCTTATTTTTGCCAGCATGTGCATATCTCATTATTAAAAGCAATTCAGGTGGATTTAATTACGCATTTCAATGGCAATTTTTGATTGGTGCTATCATCGTTTGCGGACTGTATCTGGTTATTCTGAATGATTCGTTCAAAAATGTGAAACCCGGTGAAAACTCACCCGGCAGAAGCACCATAATTTTGTTTGGCATTGCCGGTTTGTTTTTATTGCACATCATTATTTTGATGGAAACGAATCAAAGTATGTTTGGATTTTTTGGACAAAAATTGCTAGTGTTTTGGGATATCGCCAAATTTTACCTCGCCCGCTAACCGATAATTTCCACATAAAATTTTGAGATTTGTATTCGTTGATGTTTTTCAACAAACGTCGCGGAAATACCTTTAAATTAACCGGTGGATTGCATATTAAACCGGAGAGATTGCTATGAAATGCCCCCATTGTGGCACACATTTTTCAGAAACCGGATTTATTTGTCCGGCTTGCCAGCGTAGTGTTTTAAATAAAAAAAACGGTCAGGAGCACCCGAAACTGCAGCGGGCTGCCAAAACGGAAACACCACGGCAATTATTTCAAAATCTGGTTAATTTTGTCCATACGCAGGCGGATTTTCAGCCGGAAACTATCGGTGAAATGGTTGAAAACAGCGAGCAACCAGCGGAGCAAAGACAGGCATCCGGCAAGCCTGTCGCAAGCGATATTTACAGTCCTACGATCCGCCGCATTGCTGAAGTTGACAAAACAGACTCATCTTTTGACAGCACTGTAACAGCCGAATCCAAACCGGCTGAAG of Calditrichia bacterium contains these proteins:
- a CDS encoding CoA transferase, which encodes MDRKMKIFKNLLVLELANVLAGPSVGMFFAELGARVIKIENPRTGGDVTRSWKLPTEPTDSDISSYFTAVNWGKESVAVDIDTDEGREIVLSLVQRADVIIASYKPGDAEKLQMDYETLAAVNPKIIYAEITGYGKTDSRTGYDAILQAASGFIFMNGMPDGPPVKMPVALIDILAAHQLKEGILLALLQQQQTGKGQFVQASLLKSGIASLANQATNWLTGGHIPQRMGSEHPNIVPYGSMFNTSDEKIIMLGVGNDAQFRQLCNALNCPEMAGMPDFSTNAARVNNRAEVNRRLAELIAQFDSEALLSDLQQRKVPAGGILSMPEVFEQPQGKELLLHGATQQGQSLIGVRSIAIEFDESQKVDLSPPPHLNQNGNTVLREFLGFSPEKIAELESRNVFGNI